GCGCTAATGCCTGCCCATCCATCTTGTTGATCCAATTCTGCATGATATGCTCTCTTTTACCATCAAAAAAAATCCACTTGCTTTCCGAACCATCAGTTTCAAGACCATGAGCACTGAGTAGGATATACCCTGTTAAATGGGTTCTTTGGCTATAGGCTTCCAGCACTTCTCTAAACAATCGCCGCTTTGTAAACTCTCTTACTATAGTGCCTACATATACCTCCAAATCCTCCGATCCCCTCTCTTGATCAAAGAAATCTGAGGATTCATAATACTCACAATGGTCAAAAGTGTATAGTCTCATGAAGGAACTAGCGTTTTGAGGGAGATTATAACCGTTGCGGCAACAAGGGCTCCATCCAAAAAATGAAGGTTGCCATCAATTCGTGAGGCTCTTTGCAATGATATGCGCTGCTGGCAGGGGGATGTCCCTACGGGGATGCCAGCCTTATACTGTGAGAAGATCAGCCGAACCGATGCGCTCCGGAGGAGCACTTGAAAATACCCGAGTATTTTCATTGGCAACCCGACTGAAAGGAGGTTTTTTGGATGGAGCTCCTCAAAAGGTTCGCGAGAGTTCGATTCTGAGGATGCCAAAGCTGCAAAAAAGGTAGTTCAAAACGTCTACAATTATCACAGGTCTTATTATGTAGCTTTAAGAAAGCCGTAATGAATTCATTTTTCAACATACCATCCAGGAATCTCATCGAAGAAGATGTAATCCCGGCAAACAGAGCTTCTCACCCTGTTCAACTCTTCTGCGGCGCTGAAATACTCCAGTGATTGAAAAAGAAACGTGAAATAATTATTGAGCACAACATACTTCTTGCATGCAGCAAACAAATCGATTACCCTATTTTGGTCTTTGGTATGCGCCTCAGCCAAGAGTTCTTCCAGGAGTTGTGTGTCTTGCATTTCTGTTCAATGGTTGTGGGCTCTCACTTACTTTATAAAAATTACTACTTTCGATAGGTGTGATCTTAGAATCAATCACTCATAACTTCACTATCGTTACGGATACTTTTAAATAAACCTCATTGCAACATTGCGCTTGATTACGAATGATCTGCATCATCGCTTTGATTGTCTTTGGGATTTTAGGCATTTTCAGCGCAGCGCACAGGAAGCTTGCAAAAGAGGCTCTTGATTGCGTTGCCAGGAGAGTTGTCCTTAGGCCTTGCGAGACAGGCTTTGACCAGAGGATAAAGAGCCTTGTTGTTGGAAAGTTTCTCCGCTTTCCCTGGCTCGCCAGGCCGCTGTACAGGCATTTTGAATCCTTTTCCTGGCTCTTGATTGGCCTGATGATTGTAAGCACGTTCTTTATTGCCCAGGGCGCTTACAATTATGCGAAGTATGGGAACTGCAATGGCAGCCAAGGAGGATTCTGCATCTATGATTCCCTGGATGGAAAATCTGAGCTAAAAAACCCAGGCCCCGATGACGATCCCGGCATTGGCCCAATCGATGCGCCTGTCCAGATTATCGAGTTTGGCTGCTTTAAGTGCTCGTTTACAAGGGAGGCTGACAAGGTTATCTGGCAGGTTATGGAAGAGTATCCGGAGAAGATAAGGTTTGTGTACAGGGATTTTCCTCTCTCAGCAAGGCACAGGGGCGCTGTTGATCCCAGCCTTGCAGCAGACTGTGTGCTTGAGCAGGACCAGAGCGCATATTGGCAGTACCGCGGCATTCTTTTCCAGAACCAGAATGCGCTGAGCAATGAAGACCTTGCTGCCTATGCTCAAAACATAAGTATAGACCTGGAGCAATGGAAAGAATGCTTTGACTCAGGAAAACACCTTGATGAAGTGGAGCATGACTATGAGGATGGATTGGAAGCAGGAGTGTATGGAACACCCACATTCTTCATCAACAACCAAAGCTTTGTCGGGCCTCAGAGCTATAAAACGTTCAAGAGGGTAATCGAAAAGGAGCTGGAGAAAGCGGGCGTCACGTGATCGTTTTAGTTGGTTAGAAAATCAGCGAAAATTAAACAATTAAATAAAATTAATGAAGATTAAACAATGAAATGCGAATAAAGGCTCAATGAAAATAAAAAGATAAAGACAGTAATCAGGCATAAAACGGAAGATGATGTCAATGAGAAGCAAATACTAGCTCCGGTCTATTAAAAATGCTCAACACAGAAAAGATACGAAAGGATTTTCCGATATTGGAAGGCAAGAACCCTCCGGTCTATTTTGACAGCGCATGTATGGCGTTAAAGCCAAGGCAGGTTGTTCAGGCATTAGAGCGCTATTACTATGAATTTCCAAGCTGCCATGGAAGAAGCTCGCATAGGCTTGGAAGGAAGCTGAATGACGAGATTGAAGCCAGCAGAAAAGTGATTCAGAGGTTCTTTGGCTCCAAGGGAGAGGTTGTTTTTACCAGAAACACAACCGAGGCCATTAATCTGGTAGCCAGCTCATTTCCCTTCAAAAAAGGAGATACAGTCATCACAACAGATAAGGAGCATAACTCCAACCTGGTTCCATGGATACGATTAGCTCAGGAGAAAGGGATTGTCCATAAGATTGCAGCATCTGATGAGAGAGGCCTTTTTTCTTTGGATTCATTTGAGAGCCTCTTAAAAAAAGCAGGAAAGGAGGGAGCATCGCATAAAAGTATATTGGTCTCAATGGTGCATACCTCTAACCTTGATGGAACAACACTTCCTGCAAAGGAGATCTGCAAGATCAGCCATGAGTACGGAGCTGTTGTGCTTCTAGACGGCGCGCAATCTGCCCCGCATAAGGAGATTAACCTAAAAAAGATTGATGCTGACTTCTTTGCCCTCTCAGGCCACAAGATGATGGGGCCCACAGGGATTGGATGCCTGATTGGAAAGCCGGAAGCTCTCGAGAAGCTCTCCCAGTTCATTGTTGGGGGCGAGACAGTAACAAACTCAACCTATGAAGGATACACTCCTGAAAGAATACCGAATCGTTTTGAAGCAGGGCTGCAGCACTACGCAGGCATCATAGGGATGGCAGAGGCATGCAGGTATATTGAGGCAATTGGGAGATCAGATATAGAAAAGCATGACCTGGAGCTGAATGGGATCATAACCCATGGGCTTAGGGATTCTGTCGAT
The Candidatus Nanoarchaeia archaeon genome window above contains:
- a CDS encoding thioredoxin domain-containing protein, whose amino-acid sequence is MICIIALIVFGILGIFSAAHRKLAKEALDCVARRVVLRPCETGFDQRIKSLVVGKFLRFPWLARPLYRHFESFSWLLIGLMIVSTFFIAQGAYNYAKYGNCNGSQGGFCIYDSLDGKSELKNPGPDDDPGIGPIDAPVQIIEFGCFKCSFTREADKVIWQVMEEYPEKIRFVYRDFPLSARHRGAVDPSLAADCVLEQDQSAYWQYRGILFQNQNALSNEDLAAYAQNISIDLEQWKECFDSGKHLDEVEHDYEDGLEAGVYGTPTFFINNQSFVGPQSYKTFKRVIEKELEKAGVT
- a CDS encoding cysteine desulfurase; translation: MLNTEKIRKDFPILEGKNPPVYFDSACMALKPRQVVQALERYYYEFPSCHGRSSHRLGRKLNDEIEASRKVIQRFFGSKGEVVFTRNTTEAINLVASSFPFKKGDTVITTDKEHNSNLVPWIRLAQEKGIVHKIAASDERGLFSLDSFESLLKKAGKEGASHKSILVSMVHTSNLDGTTLPAKEICKISHEYGAVVLLDGAQSAPHKEINLKKIDADFFALSGHKMMGPTGIGCLIGKPEALEKLSQFIVGGETVTNSTYEGYTPERIPNRFEAGLQHYAGIIGMAEACRYIEAIGRSDIEKHDLELNGIITHGLRDSVDILGPEDPAKRGSIFSFWIRGMESHAAGLMLDARNIMVRSGMHCCHSWFNARKKEGSVRASLYIHNTAEECHRFINEIKRIKRIAG